TAGTCGGATGGAGTAGATAAGTTCCTTGTTAAATAAAATAAATGTTAATCTTAAATTAAATAAACAAGTAAAGATCCCTCCCCAAGCCGTGCTTGCACTTTTCATTGCACACGGCTTTCCCTATGTATACATCAGTTCCTTTCGTATAGAAATTAGAAAGACTTAAAAAAGTTGAATACTCAGTTGATTTACCCCTTATTAGTATTACAATCAACATTTCAGAATAGTTAAAATTTTTGATCTCTTCGTCATTTATTCGTCATTTAGACAATCTAAGAATGAATCATTGAGAATTCGCCAGATCATTGATACAAAAAATATCCAAATACCAAATCCGACTTCTATATACTCCCCACAAACTAGACGAAGCTCGTGGGAAGGTCAACGAAAGAACTTCTTCTTCCGACGTTAAGAATTCTTCCAATAATTCCGAGCCCGATCTTTTCAAAAAAGTGCGTACAGTACTTTTGTGTTTCCGAGCTAAAGTTCTAGCACAAGAAAGTCGAAGTATATACTTTATTCGATATAAAGTCTTTTTTTTGGAAGATCCACTATAATAATGAAAAAGATTTCTGCATATACGCCCAAATCGGTCAATAATATCAGAATCTGATAAATCGGACCAAACTGGTTTACTAATGGGATGCCCTAATCCGGTACAAAAGTGTGCTTTAGCTAATGATCCAATCAAAGGAATAATTGGAACAAGGGTATCGAACTTCTTAATTGGATTATTGATTAGAAATGAATTTTCTAACATTTGACTACGTACCATTGAATGATTTAGTCGCACACTTGAAAGATAGCCCATAAAGTCACGGGAATGGTTGGATAATTGGTTTATATGGATCCTTCCTGTGTTAAAGTACATAGAAAAATGACATTGCCAAAAATTGACAAGGTAAAATTTCCATTTATTCATCCAAGGAAACGTCCCTTTTGAAGCCAGAATTGATTTTCCTTCATACCTAACATAATGCATGACAGGATCCTTGAATAACCATAGGGTAACCTGAAAATCCTTAGCAAAGGCTTCTACAAGACGTTCTATTTTTCCATAGAAATATATTCGTTCAAGAAGGGCTCCAAAAGATGTTGATCGTAAATGAGAAGATTGGTTCCGTAGAAAGACGAAAGTGGATTCGCATTCATATACATAAGAATTATATAAGAAGAAGAAGAATCTTTGATTTTTTTTTGAAAAGGAGTAACCGGGCTTCTTTGAAGTAATAAGACTATTCAAATTACAATATTCGTGGAGAAAGAATCGTAATAAATGTAAAGAAGAGGCATCTTTTACCCAATAGCGAAGAGTTTGAACCAAGATTTCCAGATGAACGGGGTAGGGTATTAGTATATCTAATACATAATTTAGATGTGAAAAATTGTCCTCTAAAAAAGGAAATGTTGAATGAATTGATCGTAAATTATGAGATTTGAAAATCTTTTTGCCTTCGAAAGAAGATAAAGAAGATATTAATCGTATAGAAAACGGAATTTCTACAATACATGCAAATCCCTCTGATATCATTTGAGAATACAAACTCTTGTTGCACCCCAAAAACGGATTTTTGTTAGAATCATTAGTAGAAATAATCAAATGATTCTGTTGATCCATTCGAGTAATTAACCGTTTCACAATTAGGAAACTAAATTTATTGTTATAACCTGAATTTTCCAACAAAATCGACCTATTTCTATTTAAACCATGATCCTGAGCAAGTGCATAAATATACTCCTGAAAGATAAGTGGATATAGGAAGTTGTGTTGTTGCGAGCTATCCGGCTGTAAATATCTGTGGATTTCTTCCATTTGAAATTCGATTTGAACAAAAGATGGAAGATTTTGAGGGTTATCAAATGATACATAGTGCGATACAGTTAAAACAAAGTATTGTAGTAAGAATAGATACCTTGAATACAGGTAAACTTCTCAACGGATTCTCTATCATCTCTTTTTTTTTTTTCGTTTCATTTAATTGGTCTATGTTATAGTGTTATAGGATAATAAGATGTTTAGAAATCCTTTATTTTTTCAACCTAATCGCTCTTTTGACTTCGGAAAAAACTTTCTTTATCAATATACTGTTTCTTCTACACACATCTCCATAATCGAAAATGGTAATAGTTAGGATTCATTAAAAAAATTGAGAACACACTCATGGGACAAGAAACCCTTCCCGCACCAGGCACTAATAAATTTTTAACGTCTAATTAGATCGGGAATCATTCAAATTAAGAACAAAAGCTCGTTGCTTTTTCTTTCCCTATAATTTAATTGAAGCCGCAGCCTTATCCATTTATTCATTCGACCCAACTTTATTTTGTTCCGTTCCAAGAATTCTAACACAGTTTTATACCCATCTAGGAACAATTAAATATTTTCAGAACTTTCCGTTGATACGACATGCTATTTTTACCATTCATTCCCTTTCAGGATCAGTCGCGGTCTTCCAAACTTTACCGAGAGTATGGACGAATCCCTCACCTCATCCATATGTGTAAAAGACACTAGCCGCACTTAAAAGCCGAGTACTCTACCGTTGAGTTAGCAACCCGAAGAAAATATCGAAAAAATTATGTAGATCCAATCCGAAGAAAAAGAAATAACTAGATTAGACAAGACAACCAAAAACCATTGAAAGAAGAAATCGAAAAAAATACATTCACACTTTCGAATTCATTTAAAACATAAAATAAAACTAAATAGATCCACTTCATTTATCACAATGAATTATATTTGTTCGATACACTGTTGTCAATATAAATATTGAATATTGAAAAAAAAAAAGTAGAAAACAAAACTACAATTTACTTAAATTTACTTAGATTTATTGAATTCATAATGGATTCAATCAAGTTAACTGAGATAAGCAAACTTGATTTCATTCCGAAATGCCCGAATTAACTATTTAGAAGATCAATAAAATAAGAGGTTTTGTCGTTATAGAACACGGAATTCACTGGAAGCAATGATAAATAAATACAAATAGAAAAGGAAAGGGAGGAAATACAAAAAAATAGAAGAGAAAAGTCATACAAAGTTATATACAAATCACTACCCCCTTTTTTGTATTTCCTTAATTTATTTCCTTAATTGAATTTCGGTTGATTAAGACGAAGTTCCTTAAAAACCTCTGCCTTCTTTAAAATATCCTGAACAGTTTCTGTAGGTTGAGCCCCTTTTTCAAGGAAATATAAAATAGCAGGAACATTTAAATAAGTTTGATTCTTTATCGGATCATAAAAACCCACTTTCTGAAGATCTTTTCCTTCTCTTCGGGATCGAACATCAATTGCAACGATTCGATAGACGGCTCATTGGGATAGATGTAGATGAACAACACCCCCCCTAGAAACGTATAGGAAGCTTTCTCCTCGTACGGCTCGAGAAAAATGATTGATTCGAAGTTTTGTCTCTGTATGGAATTCTATCTAAGAAATGACAACTGGATCCATAAAATGATCAAAGCAATTAAAGATCTAAGTCTTTTTTTCTTCGTTCTTCCTTAAAATGAAAAATAAACCATTCGTACTCTCATAACTCAAGTTGGATAACTTTCAAACAGTTCAAAGGAAAATCTTTCGGCAATTTCATTTATTGAGCGGTCTTTCCTCCTTTTTTGTTTGTCTCGTTTAAAATCGGATTCTTCAGTCTGATCCAGTTATTAAGACAATTAAAAAGGTGTTTCCTTGTTCTGGGATCCTTTATCTTTGTTTTATTTTAAATCATTGGGTTTAGACATTACTTCGGTGCTTTTTAATCCTTTCAAAATGGCAGCAACATACCCTTTTTGCGATTTTTATGAAAGAATCCTACAAGATGATGGATTCCCTCGTGAAACACTTTGGATCGAAAAAGTTTGATCAATTCCAATAAATTTTTTAATTTGAAACTTGCTCGAATTGGATTCTTTCGATTTCCATACCTAAGATATATTAGATATATTTACGAAGTTGTTTCAATTGTTTTATTGATTGGCATTAACCCTAGACCCTTGCCCCGAGAAAGAAATTAATACTTTCTACTCGAGCTCCATCATGGACTATTTACATTCCAAGACAACAAAAAACGAGGGGTTCTAGTGAAACAGAACCAATGATGTCGAGTTAAGAGCACCTTCATTCCTACAAAAAATGGTGGATGTACAAATCCACAACGGATCGTGTCCTTCAAGTCGCACGTTGCTTTCTACCACATCGTTTCAAACGAAGTTTTACCATAACATTCCTCTAAGAACCGGTATGGAATTGATTCAATTATGGAATCATGAATAGTCATTGGTTGGGCTGATGTATAAACACCATAATCTAAAGTATTTTCTATATCTTCTATATCTATAGTATATAGATATAAATAATACTATAGATTAATACTATAGATATAGGGTGGATAAATATTTTTCTGAAGAAGTCTTAGTAAGACCCCATCGCTAATATTAAATTGTCTAACATTATAATATTAATTAATAAATATATATAATAAAAAATTTTTTTATATAAATAAAATAAGACGAATAAACGAATTCTTTTTAATTCTGCATCTTCACGTGACTTAATAGGAGAGAAAGATTCAGCTTCTAAGGAATGATTTAAACTATTTCTCTTTCGAAATTTCGAATCAATTTCGAAAGTTCCCCTCTCGACATCATTATTCCAAGAAAATTTGATAGTTAAAAATAACTTTTGATCATCTTAGGAAAAAAGATAAGTCTTTTTTTTTTTTTTTTCATCTGATTAATAAAATCCAAAGAATGGGGAGGGTTTCGTATCTATCAATTCGATCAAATAGACTGAGCAATTGTCACCGTTTATAGATATTGAAATGAACGCCTTCCCATCACTGATTAACTCCTATCTACCCCATTCTCTGGGACTGATGCAGCATAAATCAAAAGAAGGGGATGTCCTAGTCTTTTTTTTTACGAAATGCGAGCTGGCTGGGCACAAAGCCAAACAAGCCCAGATTAAGTCCAGTTTTTGCTCCTTTTTTCTATTTTAGCCTACCTCATTGATTAAGAATTAAGAGACTTAG
The DNA window shown above is from Solanum lycopersicum chloroplast, complete genome and carries:
- the matK gene encoding maturase K, whose amino-acid sequence is MEEIHRYLQPDSSQQHNFLYPLIFQEYIYALAQDHGLNRNRSILLENSGYNNKFSFLIVKRLITRMDQQNHLIISTNDSNKNPFLGCNKSLYSQMISEGFACIVEIPFSIRLISSLSSFEGKKIFKSHNLRSIHSTFPFLEDNFSHLNYVLDILIPYPVHLEILVQTLRYWVKDASSLHLLRFFLHEYCNLNSLITSKKPGYSFSKKNQRFFFFLYNSYVYECESTFVFLRNQSSHLRSTSFGALLERIYFYGKIERLVEAFAKDFQVTLWLFKDPVMHYVRYEGKSILASKGTFPWMNKWKFYLVNFWQCHFSMYFNTGRIHINQLSNHSRDFMGYLSSVRLNHSMVRSQMLENSFLINNPIKKFDTLVPIIPLIGSLAKAHFCTGLGHPISKPVWSDLSDSDIIDRFGRICRNLFHYYSGSSKKKTLYRIKYILRLSCARTLARKHKSTVRTFLKRSGSELLEEFLTSEEEVLSLTFPRASSSLWGVYRSRIWYLDIFCINDLANSQ
- the rps16 gene encoding ribosomal protein S16; protein product: MVKLRLKRCGRKQRAVYRIVAIDVRSRREGKDLQKVGFYDPIKNQTYLNVPAILYFLEKGAQPTETVQDILKKAEVFKELRLNQPKFN